Proteins from a single region of Paenibacillus sp. BIHB 4019:
- a CDS encoding glycosidase, giving the protein MQITRHPNNPIVVPGGYDWRKVTVFNPAVIIDNDKFYMIERTAESLTPCKNFLGLLESEDGVNFTHVKDEPIVTPDMLGFPYGSVQDPRLVKIDGTFYLNYALRPCAMSYYPTGAGVPARSIPEYPDGWGEQEGHWLTRSSILKSQNLLDWEFVSDTTPLDINDRDNILFPEKINGKFVLLRRPEEYVGEQYGTEKAAMWITYSEDLIHWEEPKLLIKGENPEWESRKIGGSTPPIKTDKGWLVLYHGVDEEIVYRVGAVLLDLENPEKVIARTRHFIMEPEAYYEKFGFQIPNVIFPTGNVVKDGLLYIYYGVTDTAIALATVPLDDLVEYILNEPAQ; this is encoded by the coding sequence ATGCAAATTACGAGGCATCCGAACAACCCCATCGTTGTGCCGGGAGGATATGACTGGCGAAAGGTAACGGTTTTTAATCCGGCTGTCATTATTGATAACGATAAATTTTATATGATCGAAAGAACGGCGGAGTCGCTTACGCCATGCAAAAACTTTTTGGGCTTGCTGGAGAGCGAGGATGGCGTAAACTTTACCCATGTGAAGGATGAGCCGATTGTAACGCCGGATATGCTTGGTTTTCCTTATGGCAGCGTACAGGACCCGCGTCTGGTCAAAATTGACGGCACCTTCTATCTGAACTATGCGCTTCGCCCGTGCGCGATGAGCTATTACCCGACCGGTGCCGGCGTGCCTGCCAGATCCATTCCCGAGTATCCGGACGGATGGGGAGAGCAGGAGGGCCACTGGCTGACTCGCTCATCCATTCTCAAATCGCAAAATTTGCTGGATTGGGAGTTTGTATCCGATACGACGCCGCTGGATATTAACGATCGCGACAATATTTTGTTCCCGGAGAAAATTAATGGCAAGTTCGTGCTGCTTCGCCGCCCGGAAGAATATGTAGGCGAGCAGTACGGGACAGAAAAAGCGGCCATGTGGATTACCTATTCCGAGGATCTCATCCATTGGGAGGAGCCAAAGCTGCTCATTAAAGGGGAAAATCCGGAGTGGGAATCCCGCAAAATCGGCGGCTCCACGCCTCCAATCAAGACCGACAAAGGCTGGCTAGTGCTGTATCATGGCGTGGACGAGGAGATCGTTTACCGCGTTGGCGCAGTGCTGCTCGATCTGGAAAACCCGGAGAAGGTAATCGCGCGCACCCGCCATTTTATTATGGAGCCGGAAGCTTATTATGAGAAGTTTGGCTTTCAAATTCCTAACGTCATTTTCCCGACAGGCAATGTCGTCAAAGACGGGCTATTATATATTTATTATGGCGTAACCGACACGGCGATTGCACTGGCCACAGTGCCGCTGGATGACTTGGTAGAATATATTCTAAACGAGCCGGCGCAATAA